In Paroedura picta isolate Pp20150507F chromosome 1, Ppicta_v3.0, whole genome shotgun sequence, the following are encoded in one genomic region:
- the POLR3GL gene encoding DNA-directed RNA polymerase III subunit RPC7-like isoform X1 encodes MPQVPPSSRNQPQDLCLLLPRQQVMAGRGGRGRGRGGHMTFNVEAVGIGKGEALPPPTLQPSPLFPPLEYKPVPLQTGEEVEYMLALKQELRGAMKNLPYFIKPSAPKKDVERYSDKYQMSGPIDNAIEWSPDWRRLPQELKIRVRKIRKQRVTVLPPKRKTQLPVDKEEAIKKLETLEKKEEEVTSEEEEEKEEGEEGKEEEEEEYDEEEFEEETDYIMSYFDNGEDFGGDSDDNMDEAVY; translated from the exons ATGCCACAGGTTCCACCTTCCAGCAGAAATCAACCCCAAGATCTATGTTTGCTTCTTCCCAGACAGCAAGTCATGGCTGGAAGAGGCGgcagagggaggggcaggggcggTCACATGACCTTCAACGTCGAAGCTGTGGGCATCGGAAAGGGAGAAGCCCTGCCCCCACCCACTCTGCAGCCATCACCACTGTTTCCT CCCCTGGAATACAAACCAGTCCCTTTACAAACTGGCGAAGAGGTAGAATATATGTTGGCCCTGAAGCAAGAACTGAGGGGAGCGATGAAGAACCTGCCATATTTCATCAAACCATCAGCGCCCAAGAAAG ATGTGGAGCGTTACTCTGACAAATACCAGATGTCCGGTCCTATCGATAACGCCATTGAGTGGAGCCCAG ACTGGAGACGGCTGCCTCAAGAGTTGAAAATCCGAGTGCGGAAGATTCGAAAGCAGA GAGTGACCGTCCTCCCCCCCAAgcggaaaacccagctgccagtgGACAAGGAGGAAGCTATTAAGAAACTGGAG ACGCtggaaaaaaaggaggaggaggtgacatccgaagaggaagaggagaaagaagagggtgaggaagggaaagaggaagaggaagaagaatatgACGAGGAGGAATTTGAAGAG GAGACAGACTATATCATGTCCTACTTCGACAACGGTGAAGACTTTGGGGGCGACAGCGACGACAACATGGACGAGGCCGTATATTGA
- the POLR3GL gene encoding DNA-directed RNA polymerase III subunit RPC7-like isoform X2 has protein sequence MAGRGGRGRGRGGHMTFNVEAVGIGKGEALPPPTLQPSPLFPPLEYKPVPLQTGEEVEYMLALKQELRGAMKNLPYFIKPSAPKKDVERYSDKYQMSGPIDNAIEWSPDWRRLPQELKIRVRKIRKQRVTVLPPKRKTQLPVDKEEAIKKLETLEKKEEEVTSEEEEEKEEGEEGKEEEEEEYDEEEFEEETDYIMSYFDNGEDFGGDSDDNMDEAVY, from the exons ATGGCTGGAAGAGGCGgcagagggaggggcaggggcggTCACATGACCTTCAACGTCGAAGCTGTGGGCATCGGAAAGGGAGAAGCCCTGCCCCCACCCACTCTGCAGCCATCACCACTGTTTCCT CCCCTGGAATACAAACCAGTCCCTTTACAAACTGGCGAAGAGGTAGAATATATGTTGGCCCTGAAGCAAGAACTGAGGGGAGCGATGAAGAACCTGCCATATTTCATCAAACCATCAGCGCCCAAGAAAG ATGTGGAGCGTTACTCTGACAAATACCAGATGTCCGGTCCTATCGATAACGCCATTGAGTGGAGCCCAG ACTGGAGACGGCTGCCTCAAGAGTTGAAAATCCGAGTGCGGAAGATTCGAAAGCAGA GAGTGACCGTCCTCCCCCCCAAgcggaaaacccagctgccagtgGACAAGGAGGAAGCTATTAAGAAACTGGAG ACGCtggaaaaaaaggaggaggaggtgacatccgaagaggaagaggagaaagaagagggtgaggaagggaaagaggaagaggaagaagaatatgACGAGGAGGAATTTGAAGAG GAGACAGACTATATCATGTCCTACTTCGACAACGGTGAAGACTTTGGGGGCGACAGCGACGACAACATGGACGAGGCCGTATATTGA